The proteins below come from a single Chitinophaga pinensis DSM 2588 genomic window:
- a CDS encoding redoxin domain-containing protein, with product MKRIFTAALLCMPGMLLAQKPFKLSGKVGVLDKPARAYLLYSYNSKTTLDSTDISAGDFAFSGKLDYPVTATVIISHDGKTMREMREQDKLNIYLEPGDRTMLPADSIARSGVNGSAINDAYVKLCNALAPVEMELMNIYRKYAIATAEERKSESFKKEMEAAEEANDKAKKAVQLDFIQRHPNSIVSLHTIQDYGGAVPQYEVVQPLFEGLAKEIKTSVPGKKYSEYLVKISRTAIGKVAPEIALPDTAGNVIKLSSLKGKYVLIDFWASWCGPCRAENPAVVEAYNKYKSHGFEVLGVSLDKGPSKSAWIKAIKDDGLTWLQVSDLQYWKSPTAGEYGIRAIPQNFLLDPEGKIIAKNLRGEELDKKLKETFAM from the coding sequence ATGAAAAGAATATTCACAGCAGCGTTGCTTTGTATGCCAGGTATGCTGCTTGCGCAGAAGCCCTTTAAACTGTCGGGGAAGGTTGGAGTATTGGATAAGCCGGCAAGAGCCTATCTTTTGTATAGTTACAATAGCAAAACTACCCTGGATTCAACAGATATTTCCGCTGGTGATTTCGCGTTCAGCGGTAAACTGGATTATCCGGTTACAGCTACTGTTATTATCAGTCATGATGGTAAAACGATGCGTGAAATGAGAGAACAGGATAAGTTGAATATTTATCTTGAACCCGGTGACCGTACGATGCTACCGGCCGATTCCATCGCCAGATCGGGTGTTAATGGTTCTGCTATTAACGATGCCTATGTTAAGCTGTGTAATGCACTGGCCCCTGTGGAAATGGAGCTGATGAATATCTATAGGAAATATGCTATCGCTACGGCGGAAGAACGCAAATCAGAAAGTTTTAAAAAGGAAATGGAGGCGGCAGAGGAAGCCAATGATAAAGCTAAAAAGGCAGTACAGCTGGATTTTATTCAGCGTCATCCGAATTCAATTGTAAGTCTGCATACCATACAGGATTATGGTGGTGCAGTACCGCAATATGAAGTGGTGCAGCCGTTGTTTGAAGGACTGGCGAAAGAGATCAAAACATCTGTACCGGGGAAGAAGTATAGTGAATATCTTGTAAAGATCTCGCGTACTGCCATTGGCAAAGTGGCGCCGGAAATAGCTTTGCCGGATACGGCGGGGAATGTGATTAAACTTTCTTCCCTGAAAGGTAAATATGTGCTGATTGATTTCTGGGCTTCCTGGTGTGGCCCCTGCAGAGCAGAAAACCCGGCGGTTGTAGAAGCGTATAACAAGTACAAATCTCATGGATTTGAAGTACTGGGTGTTTCGCTGGATAAAGGACCCTCAAAGAGTGCCTGGATAAAAGCAATTAAAGATGATGGACTCACCTGGTTACAGGTATCTGATCTGCAATACTGGAAGAGTCCGACAGCCGGGGAGTATGGTATACGTGCGATTCCACAGAATTTCCTGCTGGATCCGGAAGGAAAGATCATTGCAAAGAATCTGAGGGGAGAAGAGCTGGATAAAAAGTTAAAAGAGACTTTCGCCATGTAA
- a CDS encoding glycoside hydrolase 43 family protein: MKSLLLLTAFTLAYLSGYAQSKTADKAVNPIIYADVPDLAMIRVGDTYYMSSTTTHMAPGVPIMKSTDLVNWQMVGYAYDVLDDMDALNLDNGKSAYGSGSWASSLRYHEGIFYLTTFCGTTHKTYVYTTKDIERGPWKKASFTPMLHDHSLFFDDDGKVYMVYGSGKIMLAELNSDAAGIKPATAGKVIIENASAPAGPNIGLPAEGSQLFKIDGWYYLFNICWPKGGMRTVTVHRANKITGPYEGRVALQDRGIAQGGLISTPDGKWYTYLFRDFGAVGRVPYWAPVHWEDGWPVLGINGVVPDSLDLPASNGMMGEIVASDEFNRKKGDRVLPYAWQWNHQPANHLWSLQQRPGYLRLTTGRVDTSLFLARNMLTQRTYGPQCSGITALDVTHMKDGDCAGLTLFQQEYGWIGVKVEKNVRYLVMVSYVSGRPVEQGRIPLQQKTVYLKADCDFRNLTDKGYFYYSLDGQSWVQFGTVLQMKYTLPHFIGYRYGLFNYATTTAGGYADFDFFRWQ, encoded by the coding sequence ATGAAATCGCTGCTTTTGCTGACAGCATTTACACTGGCATATCTGTCCGGATATGCGCAATCAAAGACGGCTGATAAAGCTGTAAATCCTATTATCTACGCGGATGTGCCAGACCTGGCTATGATACGGGTCGGGGATACTTATTACATGAGCAGTACGACGACGCATATGGCGCCTGGTGTACCGATTATGAAATCCACTGATCTTGTCAACTGGCAGATGGTGGGCTATGCTTATGACGTACTGGATGATATGGATGCCCTCAATCTGGATAATGGAAAGAGTGCTTATGGCAGTGGTTCCTGGGCGAGTAGCCTTCGTTATCATGAGGGTATTTTCTATCTGACTACATTTTGTGGTACCACGCATAAGACGTATGTATACACTACAAAAGATATAGAGAGAGGTCCCTGGAAGAAAGCGTCTTTTACACCGATGCTGCATGATCATTCTTTATTTTTTGATGATGATGGGAAGGTGTATATGGTATATGGAAGCGGGAAAATCATGCTGGCGGAACTGAATAGCGATGCTGCGGGTATTAAGCCGGCTACAGCAGGTAAGGTGATTATTGAAAATGCCAGTGCGCCTGCCGGACCGAATATTGGTCTGCCGGCAGAGGGTTCCCAGTTATTTAAGATCGATGGCTGGTATTACCTGTTTAATATCTGCTGGCCTAAGGGTGGTATGCGTACGGTGACTGTGCACCGGGCCAATAAGATCACCGGACCTTATGAAGGACGTGTAGCATTGCAGGACAGGGGCATTGCACAGGGAGGATTGATCAGTACCCCGGATGGGAAGTGGTATACCTATCTTTTCCGGGATTTCGGTGCTGTCGGGCGAGTACCTTATTGGGCGCCTGTGCATTGGGAAGATGGCTGGCCGGTATTGGGCATTAACGGCGTAGTACCTGATTCGCTGGATTTACCGGCATCAAATGGGATGATGGGAGAGATCGTAGCATCGGATGAATTCAACAGGAAAAAAGGAGATCGTGTGTTGCCATATGCGTGGCAATGGAATCATCAGCCTGCAAATCATCTGTGGTCATTGCAGCAACGCCCTGGTTATCTGCGGTTGACTACTGGTCGTGTAGATACTTCTCTTTTCCTTGCCAGGAATATGCTGACACAAAGAACTTATGGACCTCAGTGCTCCGGTATCACTGCGCTGGATGTGACACATATGAAAGACGGAGATTGTGCGGGCTTGACCTTATTTCAGCAGGAATATGGCTGGATAGGGGTGAAGGTGGAGAAGAATGTCCGTTACCTGGTGATGGTCAGTTATGTGTCAGGCCGGCCTGTTGAACAGGGTAGAATACCTTTACAGCAAAAGACGGTTTATCTGAAAGCGGATTGCGATTTCCGTAACCTGACTGATAAGGGGTACTTTTATTATAGCCTGGATGGTCAATCCTGGGTGCAGTTCGGAACGGTATTACAGATGAAATACACCTTGCCTCATTTTATCGGCTACCGTTATGGGTTGTTTAATTACGCTACTACAACAGCGGGTGGATACGCAGATTTTGATTTCTTCCGCTGGCAATAA
- a CDS encoding HEAT repeat domain-containing protein: protein MPEELALFDILLAPERSETERLDALNSLQPFLATDEAAEKLSLAARNEASTTIRARMLALLSDIPITRLTQRSAYIDTFCWFACLETERALRLQAVHKLAALASHVDLVQEILAETLVNDLDIAIQLECILGLGNSVQKTPATIQKISAFIPLAPTKTKYSLLQLVKQFPMESAAELVLQFLSPLESSSTRLDAISFLASLPAPSPAVISTLSTQFLEENDLHVRTAIIQLLAGLKTADQSLFPGVLAALQRMPDQPELLAILKDRLTAHPELAEQLSQLFADSQSAGLKISLLSLLRHSEIPALLIKGLQDTNPYVREAAIPYLQQHFVRYQDTIEPALIAAINKEPLTVLRSALISVLLHTGRKSPATEAALISLALAETEHHLKIQLAEAATQIPVTEENKALLLQLFREILEGVYFPPAIKHMVTERLRTFSYSDSPDLKRSLGLMLEQAKSISEVASIYGLLKTLETDIHQLAPTMINVLYRHIAFYPQAPLDEWVQTLGILSAQDATIRAELPYIVSLTKANWLLSETEKADQTGAFLPAFKETLLKKNGMQTFMEAERMLNEAWQNRTIKKTEVIALYKMLLSLPKTDGILQRLLNIMQTGKLVTPELVQISLDYLLTSIDKDGTYMVRKYLESTGFMDLEYRDRVIALFTQDNFRRYMQHNLSTLHSKKRYSTINDWEYSGWYSAYNDWPIAELVFAMEPGQLITQLFSTSPSASDAPEATLQYLVLEHLFRKASNTWAKTVYSNAETLQAFLRQLADNIRILPETNGLRDRMVYLFWKKWNDYVRLMNGNPIPPELAHAAAEVYVAICKVQQRLEPDFSGKKFPDILKGMNKDIVQQQWPWNNELWETFEYRHFPKADPDQDAAQQLYQQAAKALQSGEMGKGYQVLKDLLAHYSHTKLVKEQLSNINNALSRLEEQSR, encoded by the coding sequence ATGCCTGAAGAATTAGCTTTATTCGATATACTATTAGCGCCTGAACGTTCGGAAACAGAACGCCTGGATGCACTAAACAGTCTGCAACCCTTCCTCGCTACAGACGAAGCCGCAGAAAAACTGTCCCTCGCAGCGAGAAACGAAGCCTCCACCACCATACGTGCGCGGATGCTGGCACTCCTGTCCGACATCCCCATCACCCGTCTTACTCAACGGAGTGCCTATATTGATACCTTCTGCTGGTTTGCCTGCCTGGAAACAGAAAGAGCACTACGCCTGCAGGCAGTACATAAACTCGCAGCACTCGCGTCACACGTAGACCTCGTACAGGAAATCCTGGCAGAAACACTGGTCAACGATCTTGATATCGCCATACAACTGGAATGTATACTTGGTCTGGGCAACAGCGTACAAAAAACGCCTGCTACCATCCAAAAGATCAGCGCATTCATTCCACTGGCGCCCACAAAAACCAAATACAGCTTGTTGCAGCTGGTAAAACAGTTTCCGATGGAATCAGCAGCAGAACTGGTATTACAGTTCCTGTCCCCACTGGAAAGCAGCAGTACCAGACTGGATGCCATCAGTTTCCTCGCATCGCTGCCAGCTCCTTCTCCGGCAGTGATCAGTACCCTGTCTACACAGTTCCTTGAGGAGAATGACTTACATGTACGTACCGCGATTATTCAATTGCTCGCCGGACTGAAGACCGCAGACCAGTCATTGTTTCCTGGTGTCCTCGCGGCATTACAACGTATGCCCGATCAACCGGAATTACTGGCTATACTGAAAGACAGGTTGACAGCACACCCGGAACTGGCAGAACAACTGTCTCAGTTGTTTGCAGACAGTCAGTCCGCCGGACTGAAAATCAGCCTGCTCTCCTTACTCCGCCATAGCGAAATACCTGCCCTGCTGATAAAAGGCTTACAGGATACCAATCCCTATGTCAGAGAAGCCGCCATTCCTTATCTGCAACAACATTTTGTTCGCTACCAGGACACCATCGAACCGGCATTGATAGCTGCTATCAATAAAGAACCACTTACCGTATTACGTAGTGCACTGATATCCGTACTGCTACACACCGGTCGTAAATCGCCTGCCACAGAAGCAGCGTTGATATCGCTGGCATTAGCAGAAACCGAACATCACTTAAAAATACAACTGGCCGAAGCCGCCACGCAGATCCCTGTTACAGAAGAAAACAAGGCACTCTTACTGCAACTCTTCAGAGAGATCTTGGAAGGTGTCTACTTCCCTCCTGCTATCAAACACATGGTAACAGAACGCCTGCGTACCTTCTCCTACAGCGATTCTCCCGATCTTAAACGCAGTCTGGGACTGATGCTCGAACAGGCAAAAAGCATCTCAGAAGTCGCCAGTATTTATGGCTTATTAAAAACACTGGAAACAGATATTCACCAACTGGCGCCGACAATGATCAATGTACTTTACCGGCACATTGCATTTTATCCACAGGCGCCCCTGGACGAATGGGTACAGACACTCGGAATACTATCCGCTCAGGATGCAACAATAAGGGCCGAACTGCCTTATATCGTTTCGCTGACCAAAGCCAACTGGCTGCTGTCAGAAACAGAAAAGGCAGATCAGACAGGCGCTTTCCTGCCTGCATTCAAAGAGACGCTGTTGAAGAAGAATGGTATGCAAACCTTCATGGAAGCAGAAAGAATGCTGAATGAAGCCTGGCAGAACAGAACGATCAAAAAGACAGAGGTCATTGCATTGTATAAGATGTTGTTAAGTCTTCCAAAGACGGACGGCATTCTCCAGCGACTGCTGAATATTATGCAGACAGGTAAACTGGTTACGCCCGAACTGGTACAGATCAGCCTTGATTACCTGCTGACCTCCATCGACAAAGACGGCACTTACATGGTCAGAAAATACCTGGAAAGCACCGGCTTTATGGACCTGGAATACCGTGACAGGGTAATTGCATTATTCACGCAAGACAACTTCCGTCGTTACATGCAACACAACCTGTCTACCCTTCATTCCAAAAAGCGGTACAGCACCATCAATGACTGGGAATACAGCGGCTGGTACAGCGCATACAACGACTGGCCGATAGCGGAACTCGTATTCGCAATGGAACCCGGACAATTGATTACACAACTGTTCTCTACGTCTCCTTCAGCAAGCGATGCACCTGAAGCAACACTGCAATACCTTGTGCTGGAACACCTTTTTAGAAAAGCCAGCAATACCTGGGCAAAAACAGTATACAGCAACGCAGAGACATTACAAGCCTTCCTGCGGCAGTTAGCTGACAATATCCGCATCCTGCCGGAAACAAATGGCCTGCGGGACAGAATGGTATACCTCTTCTGGAAAAAATGGAATGACTACGTAAGACTCATGAATGGCAACCCCATACCGCCTGAATTAGCCCACGCAGCGGCAGAAGTATATGTGGCAATCTGTAAAGTACAGCAAAGACTGGAACCAGATTTCTCGGGTAAGAAATTCCCGGATATACTGAAGGGTATGAACAAAGATATCGTTCAGCAGCAATGGCCCTGGAACAACGAACTATGGGAGACCTTTGAATACAGACATTTCCCTAAAGCAGATCCTGATCAGGATGCAGCGCAGCAATTGTACCAGCAGGCCGCCAAAGCTTTGCAGTCAGGAGAAATGGGAAAAGGCTATCAGGTATTGAAAGACCTCCTGGCACATTACAGTCATACAAAACTGGTAAAAGAGCAACTGAGTAACATCAATAACGCCCTCTCCCGTTTAGAAGAACAGTCCAGGTAA
- a CDS encoding TlpA family protein disulfide reductase yields MKIQFVLLAAALCSTASGAIAQQKTKQFVLEGILTAGNPDSVRWTYADAAHKQVVIVKAVKDHRFKISGNIGGPGTASVSFVFKGQQTTDKHVQSGKDYRVFFIEPAVMKMTGDATALQTLTLSGSETQRESEALERMLKPIEERSTALRAAIKQTTDTTAKRVQRAEMDQLQEQRNKTYYTFMLQNPHSYVTAYYLNFYMPFYSTAAIRKVYDLFTPAEQHGLLGKAIGETLRGMEAGAPGQQAIDFSVSDINGKQLSLSDFKGRYVILDFWASWCVPCRHSHPHLIEWYNKYKGKGLEIIGIASDDGREAAWKNAIEQDGIGIWRHVLAGVDQQKVMQRQSNPRDITIKYGVTALPTKLIIGPDGKILARDTGDGDQIGKELEKIFNN; encoded by the coding sequence ATGAAAATACAGTTTGTCTTATTAGCGGCTGCATTATGCAGTACCGCAAGCGGAGCTATTGCACAGCAAAAAACAAAACAGTTTGTATTAGAAGGGATATTGACTGCCGGTAATCCTGATAGTGTGAGATGGACATATGCTGATGCGGCGCATAAACAGGTAGTCATTGTAAAGGCCGTTAAAGACCATCGGTTTAAGATCAGTGGGAATATCGGCGGGCCAGGTACTGCGTCTGTTTCTTTTGTTTTTAAAGGCCAACAGACAACAGATAAACATGTGCAGTCAGGGAAAGACTACCGCGTGTTTTTCATAGAACCTGCTGTTATGAAAATGACGGGAGATGCTACGGCGCTGCAAACGCTCACACTCAGTGGTTCTGAAACACAAAGGGAGTCTGAAGCGCTGGAACGTATGCTGAAACCCATAGAGGAGCGGAGTACTGCGTTGCGGGCGGCCATTAAGCAAACAACAGATACTACCGCTAAAAGAGTACAACGTGCAGAAATGGACCAACTACAGGAGCAGCGTAACAAAACGTATTACACGTTTATGTTGCAAAACCCGCATTCTTACGTGACAGCATACTATCTGAATTTTTATATGCCTTTTTACAGTACGGCAGCAATAAGGAAGGTGTATGACTTATTCACTCCTGCCGAGCAGCATGGGCTGTTAGGAAAGGCTATAGGAGAAACACTCAGGGGGATGGAAGCAGGCGCTCCGGGTCAGCAGGCCATTGATTTCAGTGTTAGCGATATCAATGGTAAACAACTGTCCTTGTCGGATTTCAAGGGCAGGTACGTGATACTGGATTTCTGGGCTTCCTGGTGTGTGCCTTGTCGCCACAGTCATCCGCACCTGATAGAATGGTATAATAAATACAAAGGAAAAGGGCTGGAGATCATTGGTATTGCTTCTGATGATGGACGTGAAGCTGCCTGGAAAAACGCGATAGAACAGGATGGTATCGGTATCTGGCGGCACGTACTGGCGGGTGTAGATCAACAGAAGGTTATGCAGCGTCAGTCTAATCCCCGGGACATCACGATAAAATACGGCGTCACTGCTTTGCCGACAAAACTGATCATTGGTCCTGATGGAAAGATACTTGCGCGTGATACGGGAGACGGCGATCAGATTGGAAAAGAGTTAGAAAAGATATTTAATAACTGA